The Sphingobacteriales bacterium region GAAGATGGTTCGTCAAAAGTCAACCTGCCCGTTTACAAATTTCCACCCCACTCCTGCTTAATCCTGTGTAAATCTTCAGATACGGCACTCTTCAAGCCTTATGGGGCAACAATAGGCATTAACCTTCCTTCCCTGAATAATAGTGGCGACATCCTAAAACTTTCGCATTATCTTTCAGGTACAATCGACTCATTTCAATATGACCTGAGCTGGTACAGGGACATTCAAAAACAAAACGGAGGTTGGTCGCTCGAAAGAATAAATCCCTACCAGAAATGTCTGATTGAAGTGGAAAACTTCACTTCATCCGTCTCACCTGATGGAGGCACACCCGGAAGAAAAAATTCTGTATTCGACAGCATATCAACTCAGGCAATCCCTGTAAAATATAACATTTCCATCCTGAACGACAGCACTATCCTGATTAGTCTGAATCAGAAAATTAAAACAGTTTCCCCTCAGCAAGGCCGTTTAGAATGTCTCGATCCCCCCCAAGACACCATTAATTTTAAACTTTTGTATCAGCTTTCATCAGTCATACTGCAACTTAACGACAAACTGCAATTCAATAAAAGATACCGCGTCTGGGTTAATCTCGCCAATTGTATGAATACATTGATAAAGGTTGATACCAACATAGTAATTCCTGCTCCGATTGATTCCTTTGATTTAATCATTAATGAAGTCTTATTCAATCCGCAGACCGGAGGCTCTGACTTTATAGAATTATTCAATCGTTCAGATAAATACTTAAATATCAAAGACTTAAAAATTGCCCGACTTGACGACAGTTTGAAACTTAAAGATTTAAAAACTCCTTACAGCAACAACTTTTATCTCTTTCCGGGTGATTATGTGGTTTTAACTGATAACCCCGAAGACATAAAACTGAGATATTCGGTAAAAAATCCGGATAAGCTGTTAAAAGCTTTGATGATTACCCTGCCTGATGACAAGGGAGACATTGTTTTACTCTATAACAACAGATGGATTGATTATTTTCATTACGAAGATGATTACCATTTTAAACTTATCAGTAATCGTGATGGTGTGAGCCTGGAACGGCTTAATCCGGATGCTGCCACAAACAATCCGGCCAACTGGCATTCAGCCTCAAGTACTTCCGGTTATGGAACGCCTACCTATAAAAACTCACAATTTTCTGATTTACAACAGGAAGAAACCGATATCAGCATACAGCCGAAAATATTCAGCCCCAACGGAGATGGATTTGACGATGTCCTGAAAATTGTTTATTCTTTTGATAAAAGCGGGTATTTTGGCTCAATCAGAATTTTCAGTCTGACTGGCAGGATGGTAAGAGAACTGGCGAATAACGACCTTTTCGGTACCGAAGGCTTTTATACATGGGATGGCCTCGATGACAACGGACAACTGGTTGCTTCCGATGTCTATATTATCTTTACTGAACTAATCTCCGGTGATGGAAAAGTCAGGAAGATTAAAAATTCCTGCACTGTTGTCAGATAATATTGAAAATGATCAGTCCCGGGTTTAAAGTTCCGTTCAAAACTCACGCTTTGGGAAAATACTGTTCCGAACTGAGGTGGATGGTGAATATTTTTTCAGTTCAAATAATCCTTCAGATCAGTCATTAACCGCTGACGGGCATTGAATATCCTGCTTTTTACCGTTCCGATGACAATATCCTGTTCTTCAGCAATTTCCTTATATTTATAGCCTGCCACATACATTCTGAAAGTTTCTCTAAGTTCAGGCTGAAGACGGTCGATCACCGATTCGATTTCATTGTAAGAAAACTCTGCATCCCCGTTTATCATATTTTCTGATTCAGGTAACCCGGCACCAAAAGGCTCTTCTGTTTTTTCTATTTTAACATTCGATTTGAATGTTCTTCTGTAATTATTGATAAAAATATTTCGCATAATGGTATAGAGCCATGCTTTCAGATTATCATGATTACTGAGTTTTTCCCTGTTGACAAGTGCTTTCAGATAGGTTTCCTGAAATAAGTCGTTGGCATCATCATGATTGCTTGTCAGACTTAATGCAAAGTATTTCAGCTGATCCTGAAAACTTAAAATGTAATGATTGAACTCTTTTGCTGTCATATTATTTTGTTTAATTTTTTCTATTTAACTTTAAACAAAATGCATGCAAAAAAATGCCGGAGATTGAAAAATATTTTAAGGATTTATTTAAAGATTTGAATATGAGGACGTTAGAAAGGAAATTTTTTATTCAAAAAATTGAATTAAATCGGAAACCGATTTCAGCAGGAACACATTTGAAGGTAAATTGCCCGAAATGGTTCCGGCAAAATAACCTGACACGCCAATTTTTGCCTGCTGAAAATCTGATGCTAATTTCTGAATATATCTCTGAGGATTTAAATCATGAAAAGAAGAAACAAATGCTGTGATAATCCGGTCAGGTTTTATTTTTTCGCTTACCGATAATATATCATTGTAAGGAGAAGACTGCCCCATGTAAAATACATTAAAATTATGTTTTTTCGACAGGTAATAATAAAACAGCAGACCGAATTCATGGTATTCGCCTTCGGGTAAAAACATCAGAATAGTCCCTTTGATTTTTGACTTGTCCAACACTATGTTGTCTATCGCAACAATGAGTTTCTGACGTATCAGATTGGAAATGAAATGCTCATGTACGGGGAGGATGTTTCCTGTCTGCCATAAAACACCTACCTTATCAAGAAAAGGGAAAATCAGCTCAATTACAGTGGTTTCAAAACCGTATTGCAATGAGCTGTCGTTAAGTACCTTCAGAAAATCATCCTCATTCAGGTCGATCATGGCCTTAACGAGTGAATTTATTCTGATCTGATGCGCCTGTGAGCTTACCTTCAGCGCCTCCACCATTTCGGCTATCTTCTTATCGGAATTTCCGGCAATTTTCGAAATTTTTATGCCCGATTGGTTCAGAATCGCAACATTTAAAATCTTCTTAAGGTCTTCATCCTGATACTGCCTGATATTCGTAGGTTTTCTATCAGGGTTTAAAATATGGTACCTTTTCTCCCAAATTCTGATGGTATGGGCTTTTATACCTGTCAGCCTCTCCAGATCTTTTATTGAATAACTCACTTTTGTTTTTTTTCTGAAACACAAAATTAAAGTGTTTTGTTCATTTTTCATCTCATAATTTTAAACAAATTGTTTACATCTGAAATGCCCGGCAAATTCATTTTTACAGTCAAAATATTTTAGTCTATTTTTGAAAGCGAAACAAAAACAATTTAAAATGAAAAGAGACGATTTAGTATTTGAAATAATCCGGAAGGAGAAGGAAAGACAGATGTATGGCATCGAACTGATTGCCTCCGAAAACTTTGTCAGTGAGCAGGTATTGGAAGCAATGGGTTCGGTGATGACCAACAAATACGCTGAAGGCTATCCCGGCAAACGCTATTACGGAGGTTGCAAACACGTTGATGAAACTGAACAGCTGGCTA contains the following coding sequences:
- a CDS encoding sigma-70 family RNA polymerase sigma factor, with translation MTAKEFNHYILSFQDQLKYFALSLTSNHDDANDLFQETYLKALVNREKLSNHDNLKAWLYTIMRNIFINNYRRTFKSNVKIEKTEEPFGAGLPESENMINGDAEFSYNEIESVIDRLQPELRETFRMYVAGYKYKEIAEEQDIVIGTVKSRIFNARQRLMTDLKDYLN
- a CDS encoding MerR family transcriptional regulator produces the protein MKNEQNTLILCFRKKTKVSYSIKDLERLTGIKAHTIRIWEKRYHILNPDRKPTNIRQYQDEDLKKILNVAILNQSGIKISKIAGNSDKKIAEMVEALKVSSQAHQIRINSLVKAMIDLNEDDFLKVLNDSSLQYGFETTVIELIFPFLDKVGVLWQTGNILPVHEHFISNLIRQKLIVAIDNIVLDKSKIKGTILMFLPEGEYHEFGLLFYYYLSKKHNFNVFYMGQSSPYNDILSVSEKIKPDRIITAFVSSFHDLNPQRYIQKLASDFQQAKIGVSGYFAGTISGNLPSNVFLLKSVSDLIQFFE